In one window of Tripterygium wilfordii isolate XIE 37 chromosome 1, ASM1340144v1, whole genome shotgun sequence DNA:
- the LOC119995113 gene encoding LOB domain-containing protein 4-like, with the protein MKESGRKQGAASPCAACKLLRRRCAQDCVFAPYFPADEPHKFANVHKVFGASNVNKMLQELPIHQRGDAVSSMVYEANARVRDPVYGCVGAISSLQQQVDVLQTQLAQAQAEVVHLKVRQTATFPHHGVGLASPSNSGSPPYRLMGSQGKPIFEMDMVDQASLEDSMWSC; encoded by the exons ATGAAGGAGAGTGGGAGGAAACAAGGTGCAGCCTCACCTTGTGCAGCATGTAAGCTGCTAAGGAGGAGGTGTGCACAAGATTGTGTATTTGCTCCTTATTTTCCAGCTGATGAGCCTCACAAGTTTGCCAATGTTCACAAGGTCTTTGGGGCAAGCAATGTCAACAAGATGCTACAG GAACTGCCGATCCATCAGCGAGGGGACGCGGTTAGTAGCATGGTGTATGAAGCCAACGCCAGGGTCCGTGACCCGGTCTACGGGTGTGTTGGGGCCATATCATCTCTACAGCAACAAGTAGATGTGCTCCAGACCCAACTGGCCCAGGCTCAAGCTGAGGTGGTGCATCTCAAGGTGAGGCAGACAGCAACTTTCCCTCACCATGGGGTGGGCCTGGCTAGCCCAAGTAATAGCGGGTCGCCTCCGTACAGGCTCATGGGTTCACAGGGAAAGCCCATTTTTGAGATGGACATGGTGGACCAAGCCAGTTTGGAAGATTCAATGTGGTCATGctag
- the LOC119995101 gene encoding photosystem I reaction center subunit III, chloroplastic, whose protein sequence is MSLTIPTNLSKPILKPKICSQLTPKSAKPTILCSASQSPEKPTTANPLQAFSAALALSSVLLSAPLPAVAEISGLTPCKESKQFAKREKQELKKLESSLKLYAPDSAPALAIKATMEKTSKRFENYGKYGLLCGSDGLPHLIVSGDQRHWGEFITPGILFLYIAGWIGWVGRSYLIAIRDDKKPTMKEIIIDVPLASRLIFRGFSWPIAAYRELVNGELIAKDV, encoded by the coding sequence atgtCTCTAACAATTCCAACAAATCTCTCAAAACCCATATTGAAGCCCAAGATTTGTTCTCAATTGACCCCAAAATCAGCCAAACCCACCATCCTCTGCTCAGCCTCTCAATCCCCTGAGAAACCCACCACAGCAAACCCACTTCAGGCATTCTCTGCTGCTCTTGCCCTCTCCTCCGTCCTCCTCTCCGCTCCGCTCCCCGCGGTTGCAGAAATCTCCGGGCTCACGCCTTGCAAGGAGTCCAAGCAATTCGCCAAGCGTGAGAAGCAGGAGCTCAAAAAGCTGGAATCTTCATTAAAGCTTTATGCCCCAGATAGTGCACCGGCTCTGGCAATCAAAGCAACAATGGAGAAGACCTCGAAGAGGTTCGAGAACTATGGGAAGTATGGATTGCTATGTGGGTCTGATGGGTTGCCTCATTTGATTGTGAGCGGTGACCAGAGGCATTGGGGGGAGTTCATCACACCTGGAATATTGTTCCTTTACATTGCTGGGTGGATTGGATGGGTTGGGAGGAGTTACTTGATTGCTATTAGGGATGACAAGAAGCCAACCATGAAGGAGATAATCATTGATGTGCCTTTGGCTTCCAGGTTGATCTTCAGAGGGTTTTCATGGCCTATTGCTGCCTACAGAGAGTTGGTCAATGGTGAACTTATTGCCAAGGATGTCTAA